The following are from one region of the bacterium genome:
- a CDS encoding Rrf2 family transcriptional regulator, translating into MELTRMGEYAIRGMVYLALYRDKKVVLLKDLCIAQNTPRAFMIKIFQQLSKKGLVKSVRGSKGGYVLARPASRITLREIIEGVEGPIFLNRCLIRNMGCDRSEKCPLYPVWKKAQKCLLEVFEQHNLAELADHAAKLLKNQKNLK; encoded by the coding sequence ATGGAATTAACTCGAATGGGCGAATATGCGATTCGTGGAATGGTATATTTAGCATTGTATCGCGATAAAAAGGTAGTGCTGCTTAAAGATTTATGTATAGCACAAAATACCCCTCGGGCGTTTATGATAAAAATTTTCCAGCAGTTGTCGAAGAAAGGGTTAGTTAAATCGGTTCGAGGGAGTAAAGGCGGATACGTGTTAGCCAGACCCGCTTCACGGATAACGTTACGTGAAATCATTGAAGGGGTTGAGGGACCAATATTTTTAAATCGCTGTTTAATTCGGAACATGGGCTGTGACCGAAGCGAAAAATGTCCGCTATATCCTGTCTGGAAGAAAGCGCAAAAATGTTTACTGGAAGTCTTTGAACAGCATAATTTAGCGGAACTTGCTGACCATGCAGCGAAGTTGTTAAAGAATCAAAAAAACCTAAAATGA
- a CDS encoding epoxyqueuosine reductase QueH: MQSLLLHVCCGPCATQVIRVLSQEYSVTGFFYNPNIFPEEEYQRRVASFRRLAEQFHLPYQIGNYDYTRWEEAVQGYTTEPEGKTRCSICYRFRLERTAQQAIKTGFSLFTTTLTISPHKSARVINPIGLDLAQQYHISFYQADFKKKDGFKQSCSLAKEYNLYRQTYCGCKYSLRK; encoded by the coding sequence ATGCAATCGCTTCTCTTACATGTTTGCTGTGGCCCCTGTGCAACGCAGGTTATTCGGGTTCTATCGCAGGAATATTCCGTAACAGGATTTTTCTATAATCCGAACATTTTCCCCGAAGAAGAATATCAGCGGAGAGTAGCGTCGTTCCGCCGGTTAGCCGAACAATTCCATCTCCCCTATCAAATCGGAAATTATGATTATACTCGCTGGGAAGAAGCTGTTCAAGGATATACAACCGAACCAGAAGGTAAAACCAGATGTTCAATCTGCTATCGATTCCGATTAGAGCGAACCGCTCAACAAGCAATAAAGACAGGTTTTAGTCTATTTACCACCACACTCACGATTAGTCCGCATAAATCCGCTAGGGTTATTAATCCCATCGGACTCGACTTGGCGCAACAGTACCATATTTCCTTTTATCAAGCGGATTTTAAGAAAAAAGATGGATTTAAACAGAGTTGTTCTCTCGCAAAAGAATATAATCTTTATCGACAAACTTACTGCGGATGCAAATATAGTCTTCGCAAATAA
- a CDS encoding S8 family serine peptidase, translated as MNHFRKSYIMIVLMLMIVGAGIVYSENLVYIGGRQLDLKLRTSSATIAGARGHLIIQFTKPLSIAEKQKLTELEVILHQYLPVNAYFATVKKENLATVKSLDFVYGVGNIDPQDKLAYGIKKRLTMMGEQDKLAVIIYFYPDVTAEEKNKVYMKLSNDTCGSIGSKQQAVYLTKKQILELANEDAVYQLWLTPNPKIPFNRKAADTSDIDQIQPGGDAGYNLTGAGVILGEWDEGSVRATHYDFATSRVIQKDSPAGMSGHATHVAGTMVGNGATEPLTLGMAYEGTLWAYDWNNDFPELRSAALTIIASNHSYGYVRGWHPESGLFTTDWWWFGDTTVNLTEDYLFGKYIVESAEVDDIVYDTNIIVCRAAGNDRTDVGTSGAHYHGDEWPTPVHTFYCIHSSDAWDSGGFDTLEGIAVAKNVIVVGAVYYILADPFSTDSIRMTTFSSWGPPDDGRIKPDLCASGINVYSTYSTHDYAHLVNSGTSHATPVVTGTIGLLTQLYRQQHGALARPTAAEMKAILIHTAFEAGNTAGPDYRFGWGLLNGRGAADLLVANATTAINNKYIVNDTYFGSPKTYTRISDGTQPIKVTLVWTDPAGNANTGGLDDATPTLVNDLDLMVVTPSTTIRYPYQLDKTNPAKAATTLGPNHLDNVEQIVIDAPVEVGPYQIQVSHTGSLTGSQQDYTIIMTGFVQVTGVSWFELYE; from the coding sequence ATGAACCACTTTAGAAAAAGTTATATAATGATTGTGTTGATGTTGATGATAGTCGGCGCAGGTATCGTTTATTCGGAAAATCTGGTTTATATTGGAGGCCGGCAACTAGATCTGAAATTACGAACATCTTCAGCAACCATAGCTGGAGCTCGGGGGCATCTTATAATCCAATTTACGAAACCACTCAGTATAGCAGAGAAGCAAAAACTAACAGAATTAGAAGTTATCCTCCATCAATATCTTCCAGTTAACGCTTATTTTGCTACCGTAAAAAAAGAAAATTTAGCTACAGTAAAATCATTAGATTTCGTATATGGGGTCGGGAATATCGACCCACAGGATAAACTTGCATATGGAATTAAAAAAAGACTTACAATGATGGGTGAACAGGATAAACTTGCCGTAATAATCTATTTCTACCCCGATGTTACTGCAGAAGAAAAAAATAAGGTTTATATGAAATTATCTAATGATACCTGTGGTAGTATCGGTTCTAAACAACAAGCGGTTTATCTAACCAAAAAGCAAATTCTTGAACTTGCGAATGAAGATGCGGTATATCAACTCTGGCTGACCCCGAATCCTAAAATCCCGTTCAACCGGAAAGCAGCAGATACGTCCGATATCGACCAGATTCAACCGGGTGGAGATGCGGGATATAACCTAACCGGTGCAGGGGTCATCCTCGGTGAATGGGATGAAGGGTCAGTTCGTGCAACACATTATGATTTTGCTACCAGCCGGGTTATCCAGAAAGATTCGCCGGCGGGTATGTCAGGTCATGCGACCCATGTTGCGGGAACAATGGTTGGCAACGGAGCGACAGAACCGTTAACGCTCGGTATGGCGTATGAAGGAACACTATGGGCTTATGATTGGAACAATGATTTTCCTGAACTGCGTTCAGCTGCGCTAACGATAATCGCTTCGAACCATTCGTATGGTTATGTGAGAGGATGGCATCCCGAATCGGGATTGTTTACTACGGATTGGTGGTGGTTTGGCGATACGACCGTCAATTTAACTGAAGATTATCTATTTGGCAAATATATCGTTGAATCTGCTGAAGTAGATGATATCGTTTATGATACCAATATAATCGTCTGCCGTGCTGCCGGAAATGACCGGACTGATGTCGGCACCAGTGGCGCCCATTATCATGGAGATGAATGGCCTACACCAGTTCATACGTTTTATTGTATCCATTCAAGTGATGCCTGGGATAGCGGTGGATTTGATACGCTCGAGGGAATAGCAGTAGCGAAAAACGTTATTGTTGTCGGAGCGGTATATTATATATTAGCCGACCCGTTTTCAACGGATTCAATTCGGATGACAACTTTTAGTAGTTGGGGTCCTCCTGATGACGGAAGAATTAAACCTGACCTCTGCGCTAGTGGAATCAATGTTTATTCGACTTATAGCACCCACGATTATGCCCATTTAGTTAATTCCGGTACGTCTCATGCAACTCCAGTGGTTACCGGAACTATCGGATTATTAACCCAATTGTATCGTCAGCAGCATGGAGCGCTCGCACGACCAACAGCTGCTGAAATGAAAGCGATTCTGATCCATACTGCTTTTGAAGCTGGCAACACTGCCGGTCCGGACTACCGATTCGGTTGGGGATTACTTAATGGCCGTGGTGCAGCAGATTTACTCGTTGCGAATGCAACGACCGCAATCAACAATAAATATATTGTTAATGATACCTATTTTGGTTCCCCGAAAACGTATACCCGTATAAGCGATGGAACCCAACCGATTAAAGTTACCTTGGTCTGGACTGACCCTGCGGGGAATGCGAACACCGGCGGATTAGATGACGCAACTCCAACGTTAGTAAACGATTTAGATTTGATGGTTGTCACACCATCGACTACGATTAGATATCCGTATCAGTTAGACAAAACCAATCCAGCGAAAGCAGCGACTACGCTTGGACCGAATCATCTCGATAATGTTGAACAAATAGTTATCGATGCTCCGGTTGAGGTCGGACCATACCAAATTCAAGTTAGCCATACGGGCTCGCTTACCGGCAGCCAACAAGATTATACGATTATCATGACCGGGTTTGTTCAGGTGACCGGGGTTTCTTGGTTTGAGTTATACGAATAA